A genomic window from Bacteroidota bacterium includes:
- a CDS encoding type II toxin-antitoxin system HipA family toxin, giving the protein MVDYAYVKIWGELVGVVRWDQSERFASFQYDTKFLAEGYDLSPLKMPLRSGNRIYSFPELRPGRIGEPDSFSGLPGLLADALPDKYGNQLIDVWLAQEGRPKDSMNPVEKLCFIGTRGMGALEFEPAQLKATKQAFTIEIKSLVDMAQKMLSKREEFETNLQADEQKAMMEILKIGTSAGGARPKAVIAYNQKTGEVKSGQAKAPKGFEHWLIKLDGVGDAQFGESQGWGRVEMAYYLMAKDCGIEMTECQLLEERDRAHFMTKRFDREGNETKHHVQTLCAIQHFDFNNIYGYSYEQLFQTMRMLKLSYPEAEQMFRRMVFNVLAVNYDDHTKNFGFILKKGENWKLAPAYDVCYSYDPKNRWVSQQTLSINGKHKNILKDDLMKIALTNKLRKADKIIEEIQNVVVNWSAYAKKTNVSSERRDNISKTLKPLK; this is encoded by the coding sequence ATGGTAGATTATGCTTATGTAAAAATATGGGGAGAACTTGTAGGTGTCGTACGCTGGGATCAATCAGAAAGGTTTGCGAGTTTTCAGTATGACACGAAGTTTCTCGCTGAAGGATATGACCTTTCACCACTTAAAATGCCATTACGTTCAGGGAACCGCATTTACTCCTTCCCCGAATTACGTCCAGGCCGTATTGGTGAGCCTGACTCTTTTAGTGGGCTTCCGGGCTTACTTGCCGATGCATTACCTGACAAATATGGTAATCAGCTCATCGACGTTTGGCTTGCACAAGAAGGTCGCCCTAAGGACAGCATGAACCCAGTAGAGAAACTATGTTTCATTGGCACCCGTGGAATGGGAGCATTGGAATTTGAACCTGCTCAACTAAAAGCTACTAAACAAGCCTTTACTATCGAAATAAAAAGCTTGGTAGATATGGCCCAAAAGATGTTATCCAAAAGAGAAGAATTTGAAACCAATCTTCAGGCAGATGAGCAAAAAGCCATGATGGAAATTTTAAAGATTGGAACCTCTGCAGGTGGAGCCAGGCCAAAAGCTGTTATTGCTTATAACCAAAAAACGGGAGAAGTTAAATCTGGTCAGGCAAAGGCTCCAAAAGGATTTGAGCATTGGTTAATAAAATTAGATGGCGTAGGCGATGCTCAATTCGGAGAAAGCCAGGGCTGGGGTAGAGTAGAAATGGCTTATTATCTGATGGCCAAAGACTGTGGCATTGAAATGACGGAATGTCAATTACTTGAGGAAAGAGATCGTGCACATTTTATGACCAAACGCTTTGACAGGGAAGGGAATGAAACAAAGCACCATGTACAAACACTTTGTGCGATACAACATTTTGATTTCAATAATATATATGGATATAGTTACGAACAACTCTTCCAAACCATGCGGATGTTGAAGTTGAGTTATCCTGAAGCTGAACAAATGTTTAGAAGGATGGTATTTAATGTACTGGCTGTCAACTATGATGATCACACAAAAAACTTTGGGTTCATCCTTAAGAAAGGTGAAAATTGGAAATTGGCTCCGGCATATGATGTTTGCTATTCATACGATCCTAAAAACAGATGGGTTAGTCAGCAAACATTAAGCATTAACGGGAAGCACAAAAACATCTTGAAGGACGATTTGATGAAAATTGCTCTAACAAATAAGTTAAGGAAAGCCGATAAAATCATTGAAGAAATACAAAATGTTGTAGTTAATTGGAGCGCTTATGCCAAAAAAACCAATGTGAGTAGCGAAAGACGTGACAATATTTCTAAAACCTTAAAACCATTGAAATAG
- a CDS encoding DUF2779 domain-containing protein, with amino-acid sequence MKKRSYNLSKSAFIKGLQCHKSLYLKKYHPELEDEISESQQAIFDKGTNIGILAQQLFPGGTDLGGYIPHNFLEVFKQTDQLILGEAPIYEAGFSYDNLLCFIDIMEKKNGKWHACEVKGSTSVKETYLWDTAFQYHVMISSGIELEDISVVYLNNQYVRNGELDLHELFTIESVKDQILPLLPKVKEYIKQMKGMLEDDTSPSISIGPQCSNPYPCSFMGHCWKDVPEYSIFNISRLSEDKKFDLYEKGIIKLSDIPDDYPLSSNQQLQVLAEKNGESIIDKTEINTFLNKLKYPLYFLDFETFQPSVPMFDQSRPFQQICFQYSLHILDKPNGKLIHKEFLAEAKDDPRLSFIRQLIQDIGKEGDIIVYNKGFETARLNEIGSDFPEYQNQTNEINQRVVDLMDPFSKKHYYTPEMKGSYSIKKVLPALVPELSYKNLNINEGGSASIAFESLYNETDEHKIKQTRDDLLAYCKLDTLAMVEILKVLYGNS; translated from the coding sequence ATGAAAAAACGATCATATAACCTTTCAAAATCAGCCTTCATCAAAGGACTTCAATGCCATAAATCCCTCTATCTAAAAAAGTACCATCCGGAGCTGGAAGATGAGATTTCAGAATCTCAGCAAGCTATATTTGATAAAGGAACAAATATCGGAATACTGGCTCAACAACTCTTTCCGGGAGGAACCGATTTAGGAGGCTATATTCCACATAACTTCTTAGAAGTCTTCAAACAGACAGATCAACTGATACTGGGGGAAGCACCCATTTACGAAGCGGGTTTTAGCTATGATAATCTGCTTTGTTTTATAGATATAATGGAAAAAAAGAATGGTAAATGGCATGCCTGTGAAGTAAAAGGTTCAACCTCTGTAAAAGAAACCTATTTATGGGATACTGCATTTCAATATCATGTAATGATTTCCTCAGGTATTGAGTTGGAAGATATATCGGTGGTGTATCTGAATAACCAATATGTGAGAAATGGAGAGCTTGATTTACATGAATTATTTACTATTGAGTCCGTTAAAGACCAGATTCTCCCTCTCCTGCCCAAAGTAAAAGAATACATTAAACAGATGAAAGGAATGCTTGAGGATGATACCAGCCCTTCTATTAGTATAGGTCCTCAATGCAGCAATCCTTACCCTTGCAGTTTTATGGGACATTGCTGGAAAGATGTTCCTGAATACAGCATTTTTAATATTTCACGCCTGTCAGAAGACAAAAAATTTGATTTATATGAAAAGGGCATCATCAAGCTCTCTGATATTCCTGATGATTATCCTCTGAGTTCCAATCAACAACTCCAGGTATTGGCTGAGAAGAATGGAGAATCAATCATTGACAAAACTGAAATAAACACCTTTCTTAACAAACTGAAATATCCTTTATATTTTCTGGATTTTGAGACATTTCAGCCTTCAGTTCCGATGTTTGATCAATCAAGACCATTTCAGCAAATATGCTTTCAGTATTCGCTTCACATTTTAGATAAACCAAACGGAAAACTAATTCATAAAGAATTTTTGGCAGAAGCCAAAGATGATCCACGCCTTTCGTTTATCAGGCAACTTATTCAAGACATTGGCAAAGAAGGTGATATAATAGTCTATAACAAAGGTTTTGAAACCGCACGACTAAATGAAATTGGCAGTGACTTCCCCGAATACCAAAACCAAACAAACGAAATTAATCAACGAGTGGTTGACCTGATGGATCCTTTTTCAAAGAAACATTATTACACCCCCGAAATGAAAGGTTCCTACTCAATTAAAAAGGTCTTACCAGCATTGGTTCCTGAATTGAGTTATAAAAATCTAAACATTAATGAAGGAGGATCTGCCAGTATCGCTTTTGAAAGTCTTTACAACGAAACGGATGAACACAAAATCAAACAAACCCGGGATGATTTGCTTGCATATTGCAAACTGGATACTTTGGCCATGGTTGAAATATTAAAAGTATTATATGGGAATAGTTGA
- a CDS encoding ADP-ribosylglycohydrolase family protein, producing MIGAIAGDIIGSVYEWNNVNNIDFPIFNAKCDFTDDSVLTLAVADSILNKKDFAKTIWDYARQYPNRGYGGHFASWIRNTDLKPYNSFGNGSAMRVSAVGFAYDHLSQVLEVAKQSAEVTHNHPEGIKGAQVIASAIFLARTGHTKKFIKDYISKTFNYNLEDTISSIRPSYKFDETCQGSVPQAIIAFLESSDYENAIRLAISIGGDSDTIACITGGIASAFYKNIPQTIIDFVNAKLPQEFLELITKFDKKFNFNIP from the coding sequence ATAATCGGCGCAATTGCAGGAGATATAATCGGTTCAGTTTATGAATGGAATAATGTTAATAACATTGATTTCCCTATTTTCAATGCAAAATGTGATTTTACGGATGATTCTGTTTTAACTTTAGCAGTTGCTGATAGTATTCTAAATAAAAAAGATTTTGCTAAAACAATATGGGACTATGCCAGACAATATCCCAATAGAGGTTATGGTGGTCATTTTGCCTCATGGATTCGAAACACTGATTTAAAACCCTATAATAGTTTCGGAAACGGATCTGCAATGCGAGTTAGCGCAGTTGGCTTTGCCTATGATCATTTATCTCAGGTATTAGAAGTAGCCAAACAATCAGCAGAAGTTACACATAATCATCCGGAAGGGATTAAAGGTGCTCAGGTAATCGCTTCCGCTATATTTTTAGCTAGAACCGGGCATACCAAAAAATTTATTAAGGATTACATTTCAAAAACCTTCAATTACAATTTAGAGGATACCATTTCTAGCATCAGACCTTCTTATAAATTTGATGAAACATGCCAGGGATCAGTACCACAAGCTATAATTGCATTTTTGGAAAGTTCCGATTATGAAAATGCGATTCGATTAGCCATTTCCATTGGCGGAGACAGCGACACAATAGCCTGTATCACTGGAGGGATTGCTTCTGCATTTTATAAGAATATCCCTCAGACGATTATTGATTTCGTAAATGCTAAATTACCTCAGGAGTTCCTGGAATTGATAACTAAATTTGATAAAAAATTTAATTTTAATATTCCTTAA
- a CDS encoding response regulator, with protein sequence MKLVLDQAGINTLWAKNGEESIKLCQDNNNIDLVLMDINMSIMNGYEATQKIKTFRPDLPIIAQIAFAIADDRQKSLDAGCDKNQINISCHLKIVFCYYFFNLPICSFSNYIRPSSYTADRRGMYCSLFSAINILKKSTCAICFGEKNKLILFYCTELKI encoded by the coding sequence TTGAAGCTAGTGCTTGACCAAGCAGGAATTAATACGCTCTGGGCTAAAAATGGTGAAGAGTCAATTAAGTTATGCCAAGACAACAACAATATTGATTTGGTTTTAATGGATATCAACATGTCTATTATGAATGGATATGAAGCTACCCAAAAAATAAAAACGTTTCGTCCAGATTTGCCAATCATTGCCCAAATAGCTTTTGCTATTGCAGACGACCGACAAAAGTCACTTGATGCTGGATGTGATAAAAATCAGATAAATATTTCTTGCCATTTAAAAATTGTTTTTTGTTATTATTTTTTCAATTTGCCCATATGTTCCTTTAGTAACTATATCCGCCCATCCTCCTATACGGCGGACAGGCGTGGTATGTATTGTTCACTTTTTAGTGCTATTAATATTTTAAAAAAATCAACCTGTGCTATTTGTTTTGGGGAGAAAAACAAACTCATACTGTTTTATTGTACTGAGTTGAAAATATAA
- a CDS encoding PAS domain S-box protein — translation MKGNLNKFFFIEKAILVNRFRFIVIIVLAAIGVPTGLLMGIKYELYVCILLGVIIIFYNSLGYFYVKKKGDAVELNKLVSIILFQILADIIIITGIIHFSGGVFSPYAFFYFFPIVAITLCLSDFPRFCYYSSATVNVSYVAMLFLEYFNVIPPPEVYSELLEVYANPFQLISFGILVPLSFWVISYVLAQANIMIKKRELALENSEQRFKQIAENAKEGIWEMDTNGLITYSNSVIENMMGYKLEEVVGKKYFYDSFCPEEKEKLKNIIFDKFKQKIPFRDFPNLYKIKNGEYLHFLTSGVPILDDKGNLLGYRGANIDITKQKRAELIQQVILNIANANQVATGLKEIMQIIQKELGRLMDTHNFYIALYNKKTDYIHIPYYQDEKDDIVDFPAEKTLTGIVIKQGVSLLLNDANAKKLEEEGKIESVGFDSEIWLGVPLKIKGEVTGAFVVQSYSNPNAYSEKDKEVLEIISHQISISIERKKTEQKLVRALKKATESDRLKTAFLATMSHELRTPLNAIIGFSSVIHEDLPISDIVKFSKTINDSGNHLLKIIEDIFDISLIESGVIKIQKIEINLNIILKEIHEIIKHEQEKTNKNHLDLNLMLPSYEKELAIITDPAKLKQILINILKNALKFTHEGSIHYGYSIEIVNGEPMLKFYIEDTGIGIAKNDQRIIFEIFRQVDESYTKTYGGAGIGLAISKKLTELLGGNIWFESEGRKAGGTVFYFTIPYEGYRIADNIIEPKTMPKDENKN, via the coding sequence ATGAAAGGAAATCTGAATAAATTTTTTTTTATTGAGAAAGCTATTCTGGTCAATCGCTTTAGGTTTATTGTAATTATAGTTTTGGCTGCCATTGGAGTGCCAACTGGATTACTTATGGGAATTAAGTACGAGCTCTATGTATGCATTCTACTGGGTGTTATTATTATTTTTTATAATTCTCTTGGGTATTTTTATGTGAAAAAAAAGGGAGATGCCGTAGAATTAAATAAACTAGTTTCTATAATACTTTTCCAAATACTGGCCGATATTATTATTATTACGGGTATTATTCATTTTTCGGGAGGGGTTTTTAGTCCTTATGCTTTTTTTTACTTTTTTCCTATAGTGGCAATAACATTATGTCTGTCGGATTTCCCTCGATTTTGTTATTATAGTTCTGCAACAGTAAATGTTTCTTATGTTGCTATGCTCTTTTTGGAATACTTCAATGTAATTCCGCCTCCAGAGGTGTATTCCGAACTCCTTGAGGTGTATGCAAATCCTTTTCAGCTTATTTCCTTTGGAATTCTAGTTCCTTTAAGCTTTTGGGTAATATCATATGTTTTGGCTCAAGCCAACATAATGATTAAAAAGAGAGAGCTAGCTCTCGAAAATTCTGAGCAGCGTTTTAAGCAGATTGCTGAAAATGCTAAAGAAGGGATATGGGAAATGGATACGAATGGATTGATCACTTATTCCAATTCCGTAATTGAAAATATGATGGGTTATAAGCTTGAAGAGGTAGTGGGCAAGAAATATTTTTATGATTCATTTTGTCCGGAAGAGAAAGAAAAACTAAAGAATATCATATTTGACAAGTTTAAACAAAAAATACCGTTTCGGGATTTTCCGAATCTTTACAAAATTAAAAACGGTGAATATCTTCATTTTTTAACAAGTGGGGTTCCTATACTTGATGACAAGGGAAATCTGCTTGGTTATAGGGGGGCAAATATTGATATTACAAAACAAAAACGCGCAGAGCTTATTCAGCAAGTTATCCTTAATATTGCCAATGCCAACCAAGTTGCTACTGGTTTGAAGGAGATCATGCAAATTATTCAAAAAGAATTGGGGCGATTAATGGATACTCACAACTTTTATATTGCACTTTACAATAAAAAAACTGATTATATTCATATACCGTACTATCAGGATGAAAAAGATGATATTGTCGATTTTCCTGCAGAGAAGACACTTACGGGAATTGTTATTAAACAGGGAGTGTCACTTCTGCTTAATGACGCAAATGCTAAAAAATTAGAAGAAGAAGGAAAGATTGAATCTGTAGGCTTTGATTCGGAAATATGGTTAGGGGTTCCGCTAAAAATAAAAGGGGAGGTAACAGGTGCATTTGTGGTTCAGAGTTATTCCAATCCAAATGCATATTCCGAAAAAGATAAAGAAGTATTGGAAATCATTTCTCACCAGATTAGTATATCAATTGAACGAAAGAAAACCGAACAGAAACTGGTAAGAGCCCTTAAAAAAGCCACCGAATCCGACCGTCTAAAAACAGCATTTCTGGCCACTATGTCGCATGAGTTACGAACCCCACTCAATGCCATCATAGGATTCTCAAGTGTTATTCATGAGGATTTGCCAATCAGTGATATTGTAAAGTTTAGTAAAACAATTAATGATAGCGGAAACCATTTATTAAAGATAATTGAAGATATTTTCGATATTTCTTTAATTGAATCTGGTGTAATAAAAATTCAAAAAATAGAAATTAATTTGAATATTATTCTGAAAGAGATTCATGAGATCATTAAACACGAACAGGAAAAAACAAATAAGAACCATCTTGATCTGAACCTAATGCTCCCTTCGTATGAGAAAGAATTAGCTATTATTACAGATCCTGCAAAACTTAAACAAATACTAATAAACATTCTAAAAAATGCACTTAAATTTACGCATGAAGGAAGTATACATTATGGTTATAGCATCGAAATAGTTAATGGTGAACCTATGCTTAAATTTTATATTGAAGACACTGGTATCGGCATCGCTAAAAACGATCAAAGAATTATTTTTGAAATTTTCAGGCAGGTGGATGAATCATATACCAAAACATACGGAGGCGCAGGAATTGGATTAGCAATTTCTAAAAAATTGACTGAACTTCTTGGAGGTAATATTTGGTTCGAATCAGAAGGACGAAAAGCAGGTGGAACGGTTTTTTATTTTACGATTCCGTACGAAGGGTATAGAATTGCCGATAATATTATTGAACCTAAGACAATGCCCAAAGATGAAAATAAAAATTAG
- a CDS encoding tetratricopeptide repeat protein, whose translation MIKGKNCLFVCLILFFAPIALLSQNDSALFYTKHSEESFISSNKLSVIKMSSISEIYEVFNKSLAKNPNAPEIKKLLDSIYSIKNSSFSLLDSCNMLIEVGQTLRKKELHVEALKLFFLLHSYFQEKIIEKRDDYLLFACIKLNIGRVYGENGIWITSLQYLNEALNISENQDNQKGIACALHYIGSLYIQKDDYTEAKKYINASIVINQQLGLKKELFNNYNNLAFIYVLQENLTAALDYFILALDQIDKSDNSNNLTAIYTNLALVNSKLGKPQEALAYINLAEKYQVDKISSVYIPETKVEIYWRLGMKDSCMKYLNEGLAVYPGIKNTSVQLSIIKTAYEYFSKSEDYKSAYNYSLIYQVLKDSIQNINNQLNYSILNTISSINSVEMENNLLKQNLSNEKGSIKQKIVWFMFISAILLITLSFFILFLRSRKREIKILTKNAEMNARLVQQQKQILLKNEDELSKEIDYKNRQLTSTTLQLARYNQFILKTIKELQSVILNLKSHESSKQKQIQNIVGELRHFISGNNWNEFRLCFEEVHPSFYESISSDFPTLTKNELKLCALIKLGLSNKDIASVISREIRSVESARNRLRKKFGIEIENSLFNFLSSY comes from the coding sequence ATGATTAAAGGGAAAAATTGCTTGTTTGTTTGTTTAATACTATTTTTCGCTCCTATTGCATTACTCTCACAAAATGATTCAGCTCTTTTTTATACCAAACATTCAGAAGAATCATTTATCAGTTCCAACAAGCTTTCAGTCATAAAGATGTCCTCTATTTCAGAAATTTACGAAGTATTCAACAAATCATTAGCGAAAAATCCCAATGCCCCCGAAATCAAAAAGCTTCTTGATTCTATTTATTCAATAAAAAATAGCAGTTTCAGTCTACTCGACAGTTGTAATATGCTTATTGAAGTTGGACAAACATTGCGTAAAAAAGAATTACATGTTGAAGCTTTAAAACTATTTTTTCTCCTTCATTCCTATTTTCAGGAAAAGATAATTGAGAAGCGCGACGATTATTTGCTGTTTGCATGTATTAAGTTAAACATTGGAAGGGTTTATGGTGAAAATGGTATTTGGATTACATCCTTGCAATATCTTAATGAAGCATTGAATATATCAGAAAACCAGGATAATCAGAAAGGCATTGCCTGCGCATTACATTATATTGGATCACTATACATCCAAAAGGATGATTACACAGAAGCTAAAAAATACATTAATGCTTCAATCGTTATTAATCAGCAACTTGGGCTGAAAAAAGAACTATTCAATAATTATAATAACCTGGCCTTCATATATGTTTTACAAGAAAATTTAACTGCTGCATTGGATTATTTCATTTTAGCATTGGATCAAATTGACAAGAGTGATAATTCCAATAATTTGACGGCCATTTATACAAACCTTGCCTTGGTCAATTCAAAATTGGGGAAACCACAAGAAGCACTGGCCTATATAAATCTCGCCGAAAAATACCAAGTAGACAAAATTAGTTCAGTTTACATACCGGAAACAAAAGTAGAAATTTACTGGCGATTAGGGATGAAAGATAGTTGTATGAAATATTTAAACGAAGGCCTTGCAGTTTACCCAGGCATTAAGAATACTTCTGTCCAATTATCGATTATTAAAACCGCTTACGAGTATTTTAGCAAGAGTGAGGATTATAAATCTGCTTATAATTATTCACTAATATATCAAGTGCTCAAGGACTCTATACAGAATATCAACAATCAGCTAAACTATAGCATATTAAACACTATTAGCAGTATAAACAGTGTTGAAATGGAAAACAATTTACTCAAACAAAATTTATCTAATGAAAAAGGAAGTATAAAACAAAAGATTGTTTGGTTCATGTTCATTTCAGCTATTTTATTAATTACCTTGAGCTTTTTCATTCTTTTTTTAAGAAGCAGGAAAAGAGAAATAAAAATACTGACTAAAAATGCAGAAATGAATGCAAGATTAGTTCAACAACAAAAACAAATTTTGCTGAAAAATGAGGATGAGCTTAGCAAAGAAATTGATTACAAAAACCGTCAACTTACTTCAACAACTTTGCAACTTGCCCGTTATAACCAATTTATTTTAAAAACCATTAAAGAGCTTCAGAGTGTTATTCTAAACCTCAAATCACACGAATCGTCAAAGCAAAAGCAGATCCAAAATATAGTAGGCGAATTGCGTCATTTTATCTCTGGTAATAATTGGAACGAATTCCGCTTATGCTTCGAAGAAGTCCATCCATCATTTTATGAAAGCATCAGCAGTGACTTTCCTACTCTCACTAAAAATGAGTTGAAATTATGTGCGCTTATTAAACTAGGGCTCTCTAACAAAGATATAGCTTCTGTCATTTCTAGGGAAATCCGTAGTGTCGAATCTGCCAGAAACCGATTAAGGAAAAAATTCGGTATAGAAATTGAAAATTCCCTGTTCAATTTTCTTTCATCTTATTAA
- a CDS encoding ankyrin repeat domain-containing protein, with translation MKTFILIALSFFMTNNLLSQNINEVAKQGDLDNIKVILQKDKKLINSADETGYTPLHWALIRQNWDLAKFLISMGADVNTRGADGGSPMHCAANHENTEIIELLIKEGAQKDLKNLWGNTPLCLASQRGCAKTVQILISNGADISAKSNEGWTPMHYAYRCGHKEVQKILVHAGASDTIKDQFGKLPSDYRFERPVQIPVTPDNLKDYVGIYNVGGNSTVRVFISDNKLMLEEYAIDELYPIAPDQFYDYREPWKIRFFRNINGNVDKIAIDFQRQTIVGKKVKFKDEIVEKPRLGIKVRSINAEDINYEALKLLFYEQKANAYAQIVTFVQENSVSFDAGLRENDIILEFNNVKLNEPGDLFRLLYDVKINPEVPVKILRDLRVEYLILKFILQ, from the coding sequence ATGAAGACATTTATTCTTATAGCCCTTTCCTTTTTCATGACAAATAATCTTCTTTCTCAGAACATCAATGAGGTTGCTAAGCAAGGAGATCTTGATAACATCAAGGTTATCTTACAAAAAGATAAAAAACTTATTAATAGTGCAGACGAAACCGGATATACTCCGTTACATTGGGCATTAATTCGCCAAAATTGGGATTTAGCAAAGTTTCTAATTAGTATGGGCGCTGATGTAAATACACGTGGAGCCGATGGGGGATCGCCGATGCATTGTGCTGCAAATCATGAAAACACCGAAATCATTGAACTCCTAATTAAAGAAGGGGCTCAGAAAGATTTAAAAAACCTCTGGGGTAACACCCCGCTATGCTTGGCATCGCAAAGAGGATGTGCAAAAACAGTTCAGATTTTAATTTCAAATGGAGCCGATATTTCAGCAAAATCGAATGAGGGATGGACACCGATGCATTATGCATATAGATGCGGGCATAAAGAAGTGCAAAAGATACTTGTTCATGCTGGTGCTTCCGATACAATAAAAGACCAATTTGGAAAACTTCCTTCTGATTATCGATTCGAAAGACCTGTTCAGATTCCAGTTACTCCTGATAATTTAAAGGATTATGTTGGAATTTACAATGTTGGAGGAAATTCAACTGTTCGTGTTTTTATTTCAGATAACAAGCTAATGTTGGAAGAGTACGCTATTGATGAATTATATCCCATAGCACCCGACCAGTTTTATGATTACCGGGAACCCTGGAAAATTCGCTTTTTCAGAAATATAAATGGAAATGTGGATAAAATAGCCATCGATTTTCAGAGACAAACCATAGTTGGAAAGAAAGTGAAATTTAAGGATGAAATTGTTGAAAAACCGCGCCTTGGTATTAAAGTCCGATCCATAAATGCTGAGGATATAAATTATGAAGCATTAAAGCTATTGTTCTACGAACAAAAAGCCAATGCCTATGCTCAAATAGTAACTTTTGTTCAGGAAAATTCGGTTTCGTTCGATGCAGGGTTAAGAGAGAATGATATTATTCTTGAGTTCAATAATGTGAAATTAAATGAACCAGGTGATCTGTTCAGGTTGCTTTATGATGTAAAGATAAACCCGGAAGTACCTGTTAAAATATTGAGGGATTTAAGGGTTGAATATCTTATACTTAAGTTCATTTTACAATAA